The Bacillota bacterium genome includes a window with the following:
- a CDS encoding aminotransferase class V-fold PLP-dependent enzyme encodes MSETRATQGARAAPGPYEQMGVSKVINAAATLTRLGGNIIPPSVVEAIVGASRGFVDLNELQLRVGERLAELTHNEGAYVTCGAAAGLYLGVAATLALKDPERFRRVPTDPPLEYEVLIHRAHRNPYDVAVAQFGVRLVEVGQVGPRATEEPVEFLERMHDRTLAILYVISGWLPQGAPPLERLTAAARCAGVVVIVDAAAQLPPVENLWKYTREMGADLAVFSGGKDLAGPADTGLVVGRADLIEAMRRIGYPKHGIGRMLKVSKEAMVGLMVAVERYLRLDHEARRRRAEEVVEYFVRELGAIPGVTVERSFPNEAGQPLPRARVRLQSALAWLTPAGLVEALARGRPSVEVLPAEDGVFLNPMTLQDGEELIVAARIREVLAEAQRTRSVP; translated from the coding sequence ATGAGTGAGACGCGGGCGACGCAGGGTGCAAGGGCAGCACCCGGCCCCTATGAACAGATGGGCGTAAGTAAGGTCATTAACGCTGCGGCGACGCTGACGAGACTGGGGGGTAACATAATCCCCCCGTCCGTGGTGGAAGCCATCGTGGGTGCGTCGCGGGGATTCGTGGACCTCAACGAGCTGCAGTTGAGGGTGGGCGAACGGCTGGCCGAACTGACGCACAATGAGGGAGCGTATGTGACGTGCGGAGCCGCCGCGGGGCTGTACCTAGGCGTGGCAGCCACTCTCGCCCTCAAGGACCCAGAGAGGTTCCGCCGGGTACCCACCGACCCGCCGCTCGAATATGAGGTCCTAATTCACCGGGCCCACCGGAACCCGTATGACGTAGCCGTAGCCCAGTTCGGGGTCCGGCTCGTGGAGGTCGGTCAGGTAGGCCCTAGGGCCACCGAGGAGCCGGTGGAGTTCCTAGAGCGGATGCACGACCGGACGCTTGCCATCCTCTACGTGATCTCGGGCTGGCTTCCTCAAGGTGCGCCGCCTCTCGAGCGCCTGACGGCTGCGGCCCGGTGTGCGGGAGTCGTCGTTATCGTGGACGCGGCGGCTCAGCTGCCCCCCGTGGAGAATCTGTGGAAGTACACCCGGGAGATGGGGGCCGACCTAGCGGTCTTCAGCGGCGGCAAGGACCTCGCGGGGCCGGCCGACACGGGCTTGGTGGTAGGCCGTGCCGACCTTATCGAAGCGATGCGCCGCATTGGTTATCCAAAGCACGGCATTGGGAGGATGCTGAAAGTCAGCAAGGAAGCGATGGTTGGGCTCATGGTTGCCGTAGAACGCTACCTCCGTCTCGATCATGAGGCCCGGCGGCGCCGGGCCGAAGAGGTGGTGGAGTACTTCGTGCGTGAGCTTGGCGCAATCCCCGGAGTGACAGTCGAGCGCAGCTTCCCAAACGAAGCCGGACAGCCCCTCCCGAGGGCGCGAGTGAGGCTGCAGTCCGCGCTTGCCTGGCTCACGCCCGCTGGGCTGGTCGAAGCCCTCGCACGGGGTCGGCCCAGCGTCGAGGTGCTCCCGGCAGAGGACGGTGTGTTCCTGAACCCCATGACGTTACAGGATGGGGAGGAGCTCATCGTGGCCGCGCGCATCCGCGAGGTGCTGGCCGAAGCGCAACGGACACGTTCGGTGCCGTGA